One genomic segment of Oenanthe melanoleuca isolate GR-GAL-2019-014 chromosome 5, OMel1.0, whole genome shotgun sequence includes these proteins:
- the DGLUCY gene encoding D-glutamate cyclase, mitochondrial isoform X2, translating into MASRMACFELKKNLEDEEMLLTGGLKSLLPHVLRRIIRCNRLSISNTSGMAEGYKQANVVILHKSLADDFEKFCRANNGPLPLLYRSQPGEWKCPSLSSDSDIRTDCLQYRKYEHGACTGSLKSLKEYSEQLKDMVTFYLGCSFSFEKAVQKAGIPIRNVEQKCNVSMYKTSVPCYSTSMFHCNLVVTMRPIPESKLEAAVLATSELKEAHGAPVHIGDPGLLGIQDLSKPDYGDPVHLHPGDIPVFWACGVTGVEAIINCRAPLAFTHSPGCMFITDVKNDNITSSGGVPQVHCISQDPLHFSIVSEEAAQKIKALETLIGIDPGERGIRHLQRQGELLGASLAMSHAGSVLITTGFPTHFSHQPPEENDGPPGALAIAAMLQALEKQVAIVTDQRAMDLNKRIIEEAVQLGILKKPIPLLSYQRENADSALMFLCEDGNPGRPRFDHLVAIERAGMAADGNYYNARKVNIKHLVDPIDELFLAAQTIPGVTTTGVGDGGNELGMGKVKDAVKKHIKNGDVIACDVEADFTVVAGVSNWGGYAIACALSVLRCCDTHERYLRRAVGCPRTPSPGLWLPALPSVTKEEKLLKTLVQLGVRSGKTASLEMEVDGLPFYSTHSLMIEKLLQEAQQ; encoded by the exons ATGGCATCAAGAATGGCTTGTTTcgaattaaagaaaaacttgGAG GATGAAGAGATGCTTTTGACAGGAGGCTTGAAATCTCTGCTTCCCCATGTGCTAAGAAGAATAATTCGGTGCAACAGACTCAGTATTAGTAATACTTCTGGAATGGCAGAAG GCTATAAACAGGCCAATGTTGTGATTTTGCACAAGTCCCTGGCTGATGACTTCGAGAAGTTCTGCCGTGCAAACAATGGACCCCTGCCACTGCTCTACAGAAGTCAACCAGGAGAATGGAAATGTCCTTCCCTGAGCAGTGATTCTGATATCAG AACTGACTGCCTACAGTACAGAAAATATGAGCATGGAGCTTGTACTGGATCACTGAAAAGCCTTAAGGAATATTCCGAACAACTTAAGGACATGGTGACTTTTTATTTaggctgcagcttctcttttGAAAAAGCAGTCCAAAAAGCTGGCATTCCTATCAGAAACGTTGAGCAAAAATGTAATGTAAGCATGTACAAA ACATCTGTGCCGTGCTACAGCACTTCTATGTTTCACTGCAACTTAGTAGTCACAATGAGACCTATTCCTGAAAGCAAGTTGGAAGCAGCTGTGCTAGCAACATCTGAATTAAAAGAAGCCCATGGAGCACCAGTTCACATAGGTGACCCTG GTCTGCTGGGAATACAAGATCTTTCTAAACCAGATTATGGAGATCCAGTTCACCTTCACCCTGGTGATATTCCAGTGTTTTGGGCCTGTGGAGTGACAGGAGTAGAAGCAATTATCAACTGCA GAGCTCCGTTAGCTTTTACTCATTCTCCTGGCTGCATGTTCATTACCGACGTAAAGAATGACAATATCACATCCTCAGGAGGAGTCCCACAGGTCCACTGCATCTCTCAAGATCCTCTGCATTTCAGTATTGTGTCAGAAGAAGCAGCCCAAAAGATAAAGGCTCTAGAGACCCTAATTGGAATAGATCCAG GAGAGCGGGGCATAAGGCACCTGCAGcggcagggagagctgctgggggcCAGCCTGGCCATGTCCCACGCGGGCTCCGTGCTGATCACCACGGGATTCCCCACCCACTTCAGCCACCAGCCCCCCGAGGAGAACGACGGCCCCCCGGGAGCCCTGGCCATTGCAGCTATGCTGCAGGCCTTGGAGAAACAGGTTGCCATAGTTACAGATCAGAGAGCCATGGATCTGAATAAAAGGATTATTGAAGAAGCTGTTCAACTAG GAATCCTGAAGAAACCCATCCCTCTACTGAGTTATCAAAGGGAAAATGCCGATTCAGCTTTAATGTTTTTGTGTGAGGATGGGAATCCTGGAAGACCTAG ATTTGATCACCTGGTAGCAATAGAGCGTGCTGGGATGGCTGCTGATGGCAATTATTACAATGCCAGAAAAGTTAACATTAAACATCTCGTGGATCCCATAGATGAACTATTTTTAGctgcccaaaccattccaggagTCACAACAACAG GTGTTGGAGATGGAGGAAACGAATTAGGAATGGGCAAAGTAAAAGATGCTGTAAAGAAGCACATAAAAAATGGAGATGTCATAGCTTGTGATGTTGAAGCTGATTTTACTGTTGTAGCCG GGGTCTCTAACTGGGGTGGCTACGCCATCGCGTGTGCTCTGTCGGTGCTGCGCTGCTGTGACACCCACGAGCGCTACCTGCGCAGAGCCGTCGGCTGCCCGCGCACTCCCAGCCCGGGGCTCTGGCTGCCGGCGCTCCCGTCCGTCACCAAG gaagaaaagcttctgaaaaCACTTGTGCAGCTCGGGGTCCGCAGTGGCAAAACTGCCAGTCTAGAGATGGAAGTGGATGGGCTGCCCTTCTACAGCACCCATTCACTTATGAttgaaaagctgctgcaggaggcacagcagtga
- the DGLUCY gene encoding D-glutamate cyclase, mitochondrial isoform X1, producing the protein MGSAVSPRGDAAGQGAARHSRGRGNSRRAPAGRPLSPRLRAREVRAVRADSQRRRGRARPESCGTSDEEMLLTGGLKSLLPHVLRRIIRCNRLSISNTSGMAEGYKQANVVILHKSLADDFEKFCRANNGPLPLLYRSQPGEWKCPSLSSDSDIRTDCLQYRKYEHGACTGSLKSLKEYSEQLKDMVTFYLGCSFSFEKAVQKAGIPIRNVEQKCNVSMYKTSVPCYSTSMFHCNLVVTMRPIPESKLEAAVLATSELKEAHGAPVHIGDPGLLGIQDLSKPDYGDPVHLHPGDIPVFWACGVTGVEAIINCRAPLAFTHSPGCMFITDVKNDNITSSGGVPQVHCISQDPLHFSIVSEEAAQKIKALETLIGIDPGERGIRHLQRQGELLGASLAMSHAGSVLITTGFPTHFSHQPPEENDGPPGALAIAAMLQALEKQVAIVTDQRAMDLNKRIIEEAVQLGILKKPIPLLSYQRENADSALMFLCEDGNPGRPRFDHLVAIERAGMAADGNYYNARKVNIKHLVDPIDELFLAAQTIPGVTTTGVGDGGNELGMGKVKDAVKKHIKNGDVIACDVEADFTVVAGVSNWGGYAIACALSVLRCCDTHERYLRRAVGCPRTPSPGLWLPALPSVTKEEKLLKTLVQLGVRSGKTASLEMEVDGLPFYSTHSLMIEKLLQEAQQ; encoded by the exons GATGAAGAGATGCTTTTGACAGGAGGCTTGAAATCTCTGCTTCCCCATGTGCTAAGAAGAATAATTCGGTGCAACAGACTCAGTATTAGTAATACTTCTGGAATGGCAGAAG GCTATAAACAGGCCAATGTTGTGATTTTGCACAAGTCCCTGGCTGATGACTTCGAGAAGTTCTGCCGTGCAAACAATGGACCCCTGCCACTGCTCTACAGAAGTCAACCAGGAGAATGGAAATGTCCTTCCCTGAGCAGTGATTCTGATATCAG AACTGACTGCCTACAGTACAGAAAATATGAGCATGGAGCTTGTACTGGATCACTGAAAAGCCTTAAGGAATATTCCGAACAACTTAAGGACATGGTGACTTTTTATTTaggctgcagcttctcttttGAAAAAGCAGTCCAAAAAGCTGGCATTCCTATCAGAAACGTTGAGCAAAAATGTAATGTAAGCATGTACAAA ACATCTGTGCCGTGCTACAGCACTTCTATGTTTCACTGCAACTTAGTAGTCACAATGAGACCTATTCCTGAAAGCAAGTTGGAAGCAGCTGTGCTAGCAACATCTGAATTAAAAGAAGCCCATGGAGCACCAGTTCACATAGGTGACCCTG GTCTGCTGGGAATACAAGATCTTTCTAAACCAGATTATGGAGATCCAGTTCACCTTCACCCTGGTGATATTCCAGTGTTTTGGGCCTGTGGAGTGACAGGAGTAGAAGCAATTATCAACTGCA GAGCTCCGTTAGCTTTTACTCATTCTCCTGGCTGCATGTTCATTACCGACGTAAAGAATGACAATATCACATCCTCAGGAGGAGTCCCACAGGTCCACTGCATCTCTCAAGATCCTCTGCATTTCAGTATTGTGTCAGAAGAAGCAGCCCAAAAGATAAAGGCTCTAGAGACCCTAATTGGAATAGATCCAG GAGAGCGGGGCATAAGGCACCTGCAGcggcagggagagctgctgggggcCAGCCTGGCCATGTCCCACGCGGGCTCCGTGCTGATCACCACGGGATTCCCCACCCACTTCAGCCACCAGCCCCCCGAGGAGAACGACGGCCCCCCGGGAGCCCTGGCCATTGCAGCTATGCTGCAGGCCTTGGAGAAACAGGTTGCCATAGTTACAGATCAGAGAGCCATGGATCTGAATAAAAGGATTATTGAAGAAGCTGTTCAACTAG GAATCCTGAAGAAACCCATCCCTCTACTGAGTTATCAAAGGGAAAATGCCGATTCAGCTTTAATGTTTTTGTGTGAGGATGGGAATCCTGGAAGACCTAG ATTTGATCACCTGGTAGCAATAGAGCGTGCTGGGATGGCTGCTGATGGCAATTATTACAATGCCAGAAAAGTTAACATTAAACATCTCGTGGATCCCATAGATGAACTATTTTTAGctgcccaaaccattccaggagTCACAACAACAG GTGTTGGAGATGGAGGAAACGAATTAGGAATGGGCAAAGTAAAAGATGCTGTAAAGAAGCACATAAAAAATGGAGATGTCATAGCTTGTGATGTTGAAGCTGATTTTACTGTTGTAGCCG GGGTCTCTAACTGGGGTGGCTACGCCATCGCGTGTGCTCTGTCGGTGCTGCGCTGCTGTGACACCCACGAGCGCTACCTGCGCAGAGCCGTCGGCTGCCCGCGCACTCCCAGCCCGGGGCTCTGGCTGCCGGCGCTCCCGTCCGTCACCAAG gaagaaaagcttctgaaaaCACTTGTGCAGCTCGGGGTCCGCAGTGGCAAAACTGCCAGTCTAGAGATGGAAGTGGATGGGCTGCCCTTCTACAGCACCCATTCACTTATGAttgaaaagctgctgcaggaggcacagcagtga
- the DGLUCY gene encoding D-glutamate cyclase, mitochondrial isoform X3: MLLTGGLKSLLPHVLRRIIRCNRLSISNTSGMAEGYKQANVVILHKSLADDFEKFCRANNGPLPLLYRSQPGEWKCPSLSSDSDIRTDCLQYRKYEHGACTGSLKSLKEYSEQLKDMVTFYLGCSFSFEKAVQKAGIPIRNVEQKCNVSMYKTSVPCYSTSMFHCNLVVTMRPIPESKLEAAVLATSELKEAHGAPVHIGDPGLLGIQDLSKPDYGDPVHLHPGDIPVFWACGVTGVEAIINCRAPLAFTHSPGCMFITDVKNDNITSSGGVPQVHCISQDPLHFSIVSEEAAQKIKALETLIGIDPGERGIRHLQRQGELLGASLAMSHAGSVLITTGFPTHFSHQPPEENDGPPGALAIAAMLQALEKQVAIVTDQRAMDLNKRIIEEAVQLGILKKPIPLLSYQRENADSALMFLCEDGNPGRPRFDHLVAIERAGMAADGNYYNARKVNIKHLVDPIDELFLAAQTIPGVTTTGVGDGGNELGMGKVKDAVKKHIKNGDVIACDVEADFTVVAGVSNWGGYAIACALSVLRCCDTHERYLRRAVGCPRTPSPGLWLPALPSVTKEEKLLKTLVQLGVRSGKTASLEMEVDGLPFYSTHSLMIEKLLQEAQQ, translated from the exons ATGCTTTTGACAGGAGGCTTGAAATCTCTGCTTCCCCATGTGCTAAGAAGAATAATTCGGTGCAACAGACTCAGTATTAGTAATACTTCTGGAATGGCAGAAG GCTATAAACAGGCCAATGTTGTGATTTTGCACAAGTCCCTGGCTGATGACTTCGAGAAGTTCTGCCGTGCAAACAATGGACCCCTGCCACTGCTCTACAGAAGTCAACCAGGAGAATGGAAATGTCCTTCCCTGAGCAGTGATTCTGATATCAG AACTGACTGCCTACAGTACAGAAAATATGAGCATGGAGCTTGTACTGGATCACTGAAAAGCCTTAAGGAATATTCCGAACAACTTAAGGACATGGTGACTTTTTATTTaggctgcagcttctcttttGAAAAAGCAGTCCAAAAAGCTGGCATTCCTATCAGAAACGTTGAGCAAAAATGTAATGTAAGCATGTACAAA ACATCTGTGCCGTGCTACAGCACTTCTATGTTTCACTGCAACTTAGTAGTCACAATGAGACCTATTCCTGAAAGCAAGTTGGAAGCAGCTGTGCTAGCAACATCTGAATTAAAAGAAGCCCATGGAGCACCAGTTCACATAGGTGACCCTG GTCTGCTGGGAATACAAGATCTTTCTAAACCAGATTATGGAGATCCAGTTCACCTTCACCCTGGTGATATTCCAGTGTTTTGGGCCTGTGGAGTGACAGGAGTAGAAGCAATTATCAACTGCA GAGCTCCGTTAGCTTTTACTCATTCTCCTGGCTGCATGTTCATTACCGACGTAAAGAATGACAATATCACATCCTCAGGAGGAGTCCCACAGGTCCACTGCATCTCTCAAGATCCTCTGCATTTCAGTATTGTGTCAGAAGAAGCAGCCCAAAAGATAAAGGCTCTAGAGACCCTAATTGGAATAGATCCAG GAGAGCGGGGCATAAGGCACCTGCAGcggcagggagagctgctgggggcCAGCCTGGCCATGTCCCACGCGGGCTCCGTGCTGATCACCACGGGATTCCCCACCCACTTCAGCCACCAGCCCCCCGAGGAGAACGACGGCCCCCCGGGAGCCCTGGCCATTGCAGCTATGCTGCAGGCCTTGGAGAAACAGGTTGCCATAGTTACAGATCAGAGAGCCATGGATCTGAATAAAAGGATTATTGAAGAAGCTGTTCAACTAG GAATCCTGAAGAAACCCATCCCTCTACTGAGTTATCAAAGGGAAAATGCCGATTCAGCTTTAATGTTTTTGTGTGAGGATGGGAATCCTGGAAGACCTAG ATTTGATCACCTGGTAGCAATAGAGCGTGCTGGGATGGCTGCTGATGGCAATTATTACAATGCCAGAAAAGTTAACATTAAACATCTCGTGGATCCCATAGATGAACTATTTTTAGctgcccaaaccattccaggagTCACAACAACAG GTGTTGGAGATGGAGGAAACGAATTAGGAATGGGCAAAGTAAAAGATGCTGTAAAGAAGCACATAAAAAATGGAGATGTCATAGCTTGTGATGTTGAAGCTGATTTTACTGTTGTAGCCG GGGTCTCTAACTGGGGTGGCTACGCCATCGCGTGTGCTCTGTCGGTGCTGCGCTGCTGTGACACCCACGAGCGCTACCTGCGCAGAGCCGTCGGCTGCCCGCGCACTCCCAGCCCGGGGCTCTGGCTGCCGGCGCTCCCGTCCGTCACCAAG gaagaaaagcttctgaaaaCACTTGTGCAGCTCGGGGTCCGCAGTGGCAAAACTGCCAGTCTAGAGATGGAAGTGGATGGGCTGCCCTTCTACAGCACCCATTCACTTATGAttgaaaagctgctgcaggaggcacagcagtga
- the GPR68 gene encoding ovarian cancer G-protein coupled receptor 1 yields MVNFTENVTEKCSINHDIHETLSPVVYIFVFILGLPANCLSLYYGYLQIKAKNELGIYLCNLTIADLLYIFSLPFWLQYALQHDNWTYDELLCKVCGIILYENIYISVGFLCCISIDRYLAVVHPFRFQRFRTMKAAAIVSIIIWAKEIMTCYFVFTHGEISMDAESHLVCFEHYPIKKWEHNVNYYRFSAGFLFPLFLLAFSYCGILRVVHKSPGTQKKKKIQIKRLVSSTVFIFLVCFGPYHILLVVRSLLENNCSFAEKIFNVYHISLLLTTFNCVADPVLYCFSSESTYQNFVKMRDSCLTCLGHLNTETKESYPLNTTETPNRTQHEQQPGLLKLPPDGAGMKDCFTTNVDSL; encoded by the coding sequence ATGGTGAATTTCACAGAGAATGTAACTGAGAAGTGCAGTATTAATCATGATATCCACGAGACATTATCCCCTGTGGTGTACATATTTGTGTTTATATTAGGCTTGCCAGCTAACTGCCTGTCACTGTACTATGGTTATTTACAGATCAAAGCTAAAAATGAATTAGGTATCTATCTTTGCAATTTGACTATAGCAGACCTGCTGTACatattttctttgcctttttggCTTCAGTATGCTTTACAGCATGACAACTGGACCTACGATGAGCTGCTGTGCAAAGTTTGTGGCATCATCCTGTATGAGAATATCTACATCAGCGTGGGCTTCCTGTGCTGTATCTCCATCGATCGCTATCTGGCCGTGGTGCACCCCTTCCGCTTCCAGCGCTTTCGCACCATGAAGGCTGCTGCCATCGTCAGCATCATCATCTGGGCCAAGGAAATTATGACATGCTACTTTGTCTTCACTCATGGGGAGATCAGTATGGATGCTGAGAGCCACTTGGTGTGCTTTGAGCATTACCCCATCAAGAAATGGGAGCACAATGTCAATTACTACCGTTTCTCTGCTGgcttccttttccccctctttctgCTGGCCTTCTCCTACTGTGGGATTTTACGAGTTGTCCACAAGAGTCCCGGCAcacaaaagaagaagaaaatccaaattaaaagaCTGGTTTCAAGCactgttttcatatttttagtCTGCTTTGGACCATACCACATCCTACTTGTAGTTCGTAGCTTGTTGGAGAACAACTGCTCATTTgctgagaaaatatttaatgtttacCATATTTCTCTCCTGTTAACTACATTTAACTGTGTTGCTGACCCAGTATTGTACTGTTTTTCCAGTGAAAGCACTTACCAGAACTTTGTCAAGATGAGAGACTCTTGTCTAACATGTTTAGGCCATCTGAATACTGAGACAAAGGAATCCTATCCATTGAACACTACTGAAACTCCCAACAGAACACAGCATGAACAACAACCAGGGTTATTAAAATTGCCACCTGATGGTGCTGGAATGAAGGACTGCTTCACAACTAATGTAGACAGCCTCTAG